A region from the Arachis ipaensis cultivar K30076 chromosome B01, Araip1.1, whole genome shotgun sequence genome encodes:
- the LOC107605826 gene encoding uncharacterized protein LOC107605826 — MRNLERQVGQLARQAERPTNVFPSDTILNPKEECKAIQLMSGRTLEDDKVRSKKEVAIEKKDQEELRKKDEEPQASKKGKQVVEEHSQEQRKEVKPYTPPLSYPQRLQRELKDQQFPKFLDIFKKLKINIPLAEALEQMPLYAKFLKELINKKRNWNEKETVVLTQECSAVIQKGLPPKFKDPGSFFLPCTIGNISIDKALCDLGSSINLMSLSMMRKFFIEEVKPIRMTLQLADRSMVIPNGVVENLLVKVGKFIFLADFVILDLDEEGGDSIILGRHFLATARAIIDVEKGEITLRAHNEQITLSVFKEM, encoded by the coding sequence ATGAGAAATCTTGAAAGACAAGTAGGACAATTGGCCAGACAAGCTGAAAGACCAACCAATGTtttcccaagtgataccattctaaatcccaaagaagaatgcaaagcaattCAACTCATGAGTGGAAGAACATTGGAGGATGATAAGGTTAGAAGTAAGAAGGAAGTGGCAATTGAAAAGAAGGACCAGGAAGAGCTCAGGAAGAAGGATGAAGAGccacaagcttcaaagaagggaaagcaaGTTGTGGAGGAGCattcacaagaacagaggaaggaaGTGAAGCCTTACACTCCTCCTCTGTCATACCCTCAAAGGTTGCAAAGAGAACTCAAGGACCAGCAATTTCCCAAGTTCCTTGACATTTTTAAGAAGCTGAAAATCAACATTCCCCTTGCTGAAGCTCTAGAACAAATGCCATtgtatgcaaaattcctcaaagaGCTCATCAATAAGAAGAGAAACTGGAATGAGAAGGAGACAGTGGTCTTAACCCAAGAATGCAGCGCAGTAATTCAAAAAGGCCTCCCACCCAAAttcaaagatcctgggagtttctTTCTGCCTTGCACCATTGGCAATATTTCTATTGATAAGGcattgtgtgatttaggatcaAGTATCAATCTGATGTCCTTATCTATGATGAGAAAGTTCTTtatagaagaagtgaaacctATAAGGATGACCTTGCAACTTGCTGATAGATCGATGGTAATCCCTAATGGAGTGGTTGAGAATCTCTTAGTCAAGGTGGGTAAGTTCATATTTCtagcagattttgtgatcttgGATCTAGACGAAGAGGGAGGCGATTCTATCATATTAGGAAGACATttcttagccacagcaagggccatcattgatgtggagaAAGGAGAAATAACTTTGAGAGCACATAATGAGCAAATCACTCTAAGTGTCTTTAAGGAGATGTAG